Proteins encoded by one window of Erwinia pyrifoliae DSM 12163:
- the asr gene encoding acid resistance repetitive basic protein Asr — translation MKKLLALVVAATMGLSSVAFAAETTAAPAPAAASTTTAAPAKAPVKHVKKHKKATEQKAQAAKKHHKATKPVAQKAQAAKKHHKATKPVAQKAQAAKKHHKATKPVAQKAQAAKKHHKALTKTAPKA, via the coding sequence ATGAAAAAATTATTAGCTCTGGTCGTCGCCGCTACAATGGGTCTGTCTTCAGTTGCTTTCGCTGCTGAAACCACCGCCGCGCCAGCACCTGCTGCTGCAAGCACAACCACTGCAGCGCCAGCTAAAGCACCTGTTAAGCATGTTAAGAAACATAAGAAAGCTACTGAACAGAAAGCCCAGGCGGCTAAAAAGCACCACAAAGCGACTAAGCCAGTAGCGCAGAAAGCACAGGCNGCTAAAAAGCATCATAAAGCGACTAAGCCAGTAGCGCAGAAAGCACAGGCNGCTAAAAAGCATCATAAAGCGACTAAGCCAGTAGCGCAGAAAGCACAGGCGGCTAAAAAGCATCATAAAGCCTTAACGAAAACCGCGCCGAAAGCGTAA
- the hrpA gene encoding ATP-dependent RNA helicase HrpA: MSDTSQSVLSTLYSRLDALMLRDRQRLLRRLQSAKKIKNPTALQAVTGELSADITSAEQRVAARQAATPSIRYPENLPVSQKKQEIADAIRASQVVIVAGETGSGKTTQLPKICLELGRGIRGLIGHTQPRRLAARTVAERIASELELSLGGCVGYKVRFNDKVGDTTQVKLMTDGILLAEIQQDRLLMQYDTIIIDEAHERSLNIDFILGYLCELLPKRPDLKVIITSATIDPQRFSRHFHNAPVIEVSGRTYPVEVRYRPVVEEADDSDRDQLQAIFDAVDELGRESRGDILIFMSGEREIRDTADALIKRDLPHTEVLPLYARLSNAEQNRVFQSHAGRRIVLATNVAETSLTVPGIKYVIDPGTARISRYSFRTKVQRLPIEAISQASANQRKGRCGRVSEGICIRLYAEDDFLSRPAFTDPEILRTNLASVILQMTALGLGDISAFPFVEAPDRRNIQDGVRLLEELGAITLADNQHYRLTPSGRALAQLPVDPRLAKMVLEAQKYGCVREVMIITAALSIQDPRERPADKKQASDEKHQRFADKESDFIAFVNLWNWLQEQQKALSSSQFRRQCKTDYLNYLRVREWQDIYTQLRQVVRELGLPVNSEPAALREIHTALLTGLLSHIGQKESDKQEFTGARNARFAIFPGSGLFKKPPKWTMVAELVETSRLWGRIAARIEPEWIEPVAQHLLKRSYSEPHWEKAQGAVMASEKVTLYGLPIVAARKVNYAPIDPVLSRELFIRHALVEGDWQTRHAFFKANLKLLAEVEELEHKSRRRDILVDDETLFAFYDQRIGHEVVSARHFDRWWKTLSREEPDRLNFAKEMLINQGADNVSPLDYPNFWHQGHLKLRLSYQFEPGADADGVTVFIPLPLLNQVEDNGFEWQIPGVRRELVIALIKSLPKPLRRNFVPAPNYADAFLARATALELPLPESLEREFRRMSGITLERDAWQWEQVPDHLKITFRIVDESNRKLAEGKDLTALKAQLKSKVQETLAKVADDGLEQRGLHVWSFGDLPDHFEQKRGNYSVKAWPALVDEQDSVAIRLFDSQHEQQKVMWRGQRRLLLLNIPSPIKYLHEKLPNKAKLGLYFNPYGKVLDLIDDCIACGVDKLIAESGGPSWQQQGYDRLHDKVRAALNDTVVEIAKKVEQILTAVFNINKRLKGRVDMSMALALSDIKAQMSGLVYRGFVTGNGWKRLGDTLRYLQAIERRLEKVAVDPHSDRARMLKVESVQQVWSSWLDKLPPQRKDDVDVQDIRWMIEELRVSLFAQQLGTPYPISEKRILQAMEQIAVK, translated from the coding sequence ATGTCTGACACCTCACAATCTGTCCTGTCAACGCTGTACTCACGGCTGGATGCGCTGATGCTGCGTGACCGCCAGCGTCTCTTACGCCGCCTGCAGAGTGCAAAAAAAATCAAAAACCCGACTGCGTTACAGGCGGTAACCGGCGAGTTGAGCGCTGATATCACCAGCGCCGAACAGCGGGTGGCGGCCCGGCAAGCGGCCACACCGTCGATACGCTATCCGGAAAATCTGCCGGTCAGCCAGAAGAAGCAGGAAATTGCCGATGCCATCCGAGCCAGTCAGGTGGTGATCGTTGCCGGGGAAACCGGTTCGGGCAAAACCACCCAGCTGCCCAAGATCTGCCTGGAGCTGGGGCGCGGTATTCGCGGGCTTATTGGCCATACGCAGCCGCGCCGCCTTGCTGCCCGTACCGTGGCGGAACGCATCGCCTCTGAACTGGAGCTCTCGCTGGGTGGCTGTGTTGGATATAAGGTGCGGTTTAACGACAAAGTGGGTGATACCACACAGGTGAAGCTGATGACCGACGGCATCCTGCTGGCGGAAATCCAGCAGGATCGTCTGTTGATGCAGTATGACACCATCATTATCGATGAAGCGCATGAGCGCAGTCTGAATATCGATTTTATCCTCGGCTACTTGTGTGAACTGCTGCCGAAACGCCCCGATCTTAAGGTGATCATTACTTCGGCGACCATCGACCCGCAGCGCTTCTCGCGCCATTTCCACAATGCGCCGGTCATTGAAGTCTCCGGGCGAACTTATCCGGTGGAAGTGCGCTATCGTCCGGTGGTGGAAGAGGCAGATGACAGCGACCGCGACCAGCTACAGGCGATTTTTGATGCGGTTGATGAACTGGGGCGTGAAAGCCGTGGTGATATCCTGATCTTTATGAGCGGCGAGCGCGAAATCCGCGATACCGCCGATGCACTCATCAAGCGCGATCTGCCGCATACGGAAGTGCTGCCGCTGTATGCGCGCCTATCGAATGCCGAGCAGAACCGTGTGTTCCAGTCCCACGCCGGGCGGCGCATCGTGCTGGCAACCAACGTGGCGGAAACCTCTTTAACGGTGCCGGGGATCAAATATGTGATTGATCCCGGCACGGCGCGTATCAGCCGCTACAGTTTCCGCACTAAGGTGCAGCGCCTGCCTATTGAAGCGATTTCCCAGGCGTCGGCAAATCAGCGTAAAGGGCGCTGTGGCCGTGTCTCCGAGGGAATTTGTATTCGCCTGTATGCGGAAGATGACTTCCTGAGTCGTCCTGCTTTTACCGATCCGGAAATTCTGCGTACTAACCTGGCGTCGGTCATTCTGCAAATGACCGCACTTGGCCTGGGCGATATTTCTGCGTTTCCATTCGTAGAAGCACCGGATCGGCGCAATATTCAGGATGGTGTGCGCCTGCTGGAAGAACTGGGGGCGATAACTCTCGCGGATAATCAGCATTATCGGCTGACGCCTTCCGGGCGCGCGCTGGCACAGCTGCCGGTCGACCCACGGCTGGCAAAAATGGTGCTGGAAGCACAGAAATACGGCTGTGTGCGTGAAGTGATGATTATTACCGCCGCGCTGTCGATTCAGGATCCGCGTGAGCGGCCTGCCGACAAAAAGCAGGCATCGGATGAGAAACACCAGCGTTTTGCCGATAAAGAGTCTGATTTCATCGCCTTTGTTAATCTGTGGAACTGGCTGCAAGAGCAGCAAAAGGCGCTGTCATCCAGCCAGTTCCGCCGTCAGTGCAAAACGGACTATCTCAACTACCTGCGCGTGCGCGAATGGCAGGATATCTACACCCAGCTGCGTCAGGTTGTGCGTGAACTAGGTTTGCCGGTCAACAGTGAACCGGCGGCGTTGCGTGAAATCCATACCGCGCTACTGACAGGTCTGCTGTCGCACATTGGTCAAAAAGAGAGTGATAAGCAAGAGTTTACCGGTGCACGGAATGCCCGTTTTGCCATCTTCCCCGGATCCGGGCTGTTCAAAAAGCCGCCGAAATGGACGATGGTGGCCGAACTGGTCGAAACCAGCCGTCTGTGGGGGCGCATCGCCGCGCGGATTGAGCCGGAATGGATCGAGCCGGTTGCGCAGCACCTGCTAAAGCGCAGCTACAGTGAACCGCACTGGGAAAAAGCCCAGGGCGCGGTGATGGCCAGTGAAAAAGTCACGCTGTACGGTCTGCCCATCGTCGCAGCGCGTAAGGTTAACTATGCTCCGATCGACCCGGTGCTATCGCGCGAGCTGTTTATCCGCCATGCGCTGGTTGAGGGGGACTGGCAGACGCGTCATGCCTTCTTCAAAGCCAACCTGAAGCTGCTTGCTGAAGTGGAAGAGCTGGAACACAAATCCCGCCGCCGCGATATTCTGGTAGATGATGAAACGCTGTTTGCATTCTATGACCAGCGTATTGGCCATGAGGTGGTATCGGCGCGACATTTTGACCGCTGGTGGAAAACGCTTAGCCGGGAGGAGCCTGACCGTCTGAACTTTGCTAAAGAGATGCTGATTAATCAGGGGGCTGATAACGTCAGCCCGCTGGATTATCCCAACTTCTGGCATCAGGGGCATCTGAAGCTGCGGTTAAGCTATCAGTTTGAACCGGGCGCTGATGCCGACGGCGTTACGGTGTTTATCCCGCTACCGCTGCTTAATCAGGTGGAAGATAACGGTTTTGAGTGGCAAATTCCCGGCGTGCGTCGCGAGCTGGTGATTGCCTTAATCAAGTCGTTACCCAAACCGTTACGCCGTAACTTTGTTCCGGCTCCCAACTATGCGGATGCTTTTCTTGCCCGTGCTACGGCGCTGGAGCTGCCTCTGCCAGAGTCGCTGGAGCGAGAGTTTCGCCGCATGTCGGGAATTACCCTGGAACGTGATGCGTGGCAGTGGGAGCAGGTGCCCGATCATCTTAAAATCACGTTCCGCATTGTCGATGAAAGCAACCGCAAGCTGGCGGAAGGCAAAGACCTGACGGCGCTCAAGGCACAGTTAAAAAGCAAGGTACAGGAAACGCTGGCGAAGGTAGCGGATGACGGACTGGAACAGCGCGGTCTGCATGTATGGAGCTTCGGCGACTTACCCGACCATTTTGAACAAAAACGGGGAAATTACAGCGTTAAAGCCTGGCCCGCGCTGGTCGATGAGCAAGACAGCGTAGCGATCCGCCTGTTCGATTCACAGCACGAACAGCAGAAGGTCATGTGGCGCGGGCAGCGGCGTCTGCTGCTGCTGAACATTCCGTCACCGATTAAATATCTGCACGAGAAGCTGCCCAACAAAGCCAAACTGGGGCTTTACTTCAACCCTTACGGCAAGGTGCTTGACCTGATTGATGACTGCATCGCCTGTGGCGTGGATAAGCTGATAGCGGAATCCGGCGGCCCGAGCTGGCAGCAGCAGGGCTATGACCGACTGCATGATAAGGTACGGGCAGCGCTGAATGACACGGTGGTGGAGATTGCTAAAAAGGTCGAACAGATCCTTACTGCGGTATTTAATATCAATAAACGCCTGAAAGGGCGCGTCGACATGTCGATGGCGCTGGCGCTGTCAGACATTAAAGCGCAAATGAGCGGGCTGGTATATCGCGGTTTCGTTACGGGCAATGGCTGGAAGCGGCTAGGGGACACGTTGCGGTATCTGCAGGCGATTGAACGCCGGCTGGAAAAAGTCGCCGTTGATCCTCACAGTGACCGCGCCCGTATGCTGAAAGTTGAATCAGTACAGCAGGTCTGGAGCAGCTGGTTGGATAAATTGCCGCCGCAGCGCAAAGATGATGTTGACGTGCAGGATATCCGCTGGATGATTGAAGAGCTGCGCGTCAGCCTGTTTGCTCAGCAGTTAGGGACGCCGTACCCCATTTCTGAAAAACGCATCCTGCAGGCGATGGAACAAATCGCAGTGAAGTGA
- a CDS encoding N-acetylmuramoyl-L-alanine amidase codes for MKKLTLAALALLLAGCVGGFRNGGNSPGYQLNSEHPSASQNERVRFLVLHYTAADDAESLRLLTQGGVSAHYLVPSAADPLMKQRTVYQLVPEDKRAWHAGVSNWNGCSNLNDSAIGIEIVHPGFIDNSSGRHWYPWDAQQVRLVASLAQDVIQRYAITPDNVVAHSDIAPGRKFDPGPLFPWQQLAEQGIGAWPDSSTVQRYLAGRSHYAAGSVRKIQTDLASYGYTIPQTGINDEKTRKAIAAFQMHFRPTNFSGVADAETEAIAAALVAKYRTASRTLLQESDAAL; via the coding sequence ATGAAAAAACTCACCCTCGCAGCGCTTGCACTTCTGTTGGCGGGTTGTGTCGGCGGCTTCCGAAACGGGGGCAACTCCCCTGGCTATCAACTCAACAGCGAACACCCTTCAGCAAGCCAAAATGAGCGGGTGCGCTTTCTGGTCCTGCATTATACTGCTGCCGATGATGCCGAATCGCTGCGCTTGCTGACTCAGGGGGGCGTCAGCGCACATTACCTTGTGCCGTCAGCGGCCGATCCCTTAATGAAACAACGGACTGTCTATCAGCTGGTGCCGGAAGATAAACGTGCATGGCATGCCGGGGTGAGCAACTGGAACGGGTGCAGTAACCTCAATGACAGCGCTATTGGCATCGAAATTGTCCATCCCGGTTTCATCGACAACAGCAGTGGAAGGCATTGGTACCCTTGGGATGCTCAACAGGTCAGGCTGGTTGCCAGTCTGGCGCAGGACGTTATTCAGCGTTATGCCATCACCCCGGACAACGTTGTGGCACATAGCGATATTGCGCCAGGCCGTAAATTTGACCCGGGTCCGCTCTTCCCGTGGCAACAGCTGGCAGAACAGGGCATTGGCGCCTGGCCGGACAGCTCCACCGTTCAACGCTATCTTGCTGGGCGCTCTCACTATGCTGCCGGCTCCGTGCGCAAAATTCAGACTGACCTGGCCAGCTACGGTTACACCATTCCGCAAACCGGCATTAATGATGAGAAGACCCGCAAGGCAATTGCTGCGTTTCAAATGCATTTTCGCCCGACCAATTTCAGCGGCGTAGCAGACGCAGAAACCGAAGCGATTGCTGCGGCGCTGGTGGCAAAATATCGGACGGCCAGTAGAACGTTGCTGCAAGAGAGCGATGCGGCGCTCTAG
- a CDS encoding YdbL family protein, whose protein sequence is MRQRYRGLLLGCLLLSPAAIALTLDEARQQGRVGETLNGYIAPIQQDGETLQLVRQINAGRLQQYQQLAQQNNLTTREVANIAGQKLVDRAKPGEYVRGINGLWLKKQVGY, encoded by the coding sequence ATGAGACAACGGTACCGGGGATTACTGCTGGGCTGTTTGCTGCTGTCACCGGCGGCAATAGCACTAACGCTTGATGAGGCTCGCCAGCAGGGGCGGGTGGGCGAAACGCTAAACGGCTATATTGCGCCCATTCAGCAGGACGGTGAAACCCTGCAGCTGGTCAGGCAGATTAACGCGGGGCGTTTGCAACAGTATCAACAGCTGGCACAGCAAAATAACCTGACCACGCGAGAGGTGGCCAATATCGCCGGGCAGAAACTGGTTGATCGCGCCAAACCCGGTGAATATGTGCGCGGTATTAACGGGTTGTGGCTGAAGAAACAGGTAGGTTATTAA
- a CDS encoding YdbH family protein has product MKRGWIRALVVLTVVILLLTCLLLTVTKWLPRLAVLWLPENATLVLHGNLRWQQGALRLPGLHYRIGNCELVTVSNAALSRHRSRWQLSADTLLIDSACAAKIPPSDSRQAPGTLAEWQQILPAADVSIGQLVVAPWQNGSGRLQLHIDARRQRLEYRAKKLTLQAELNGQQLALNNVEWQAAGIAQPVILNGTLNLPANPGGLPESGCLRGNITLDGVPDPIRVDLNWQQRNGTLIARSENHAIPLLTLPWQIAPQLIEIRQGQWNWPWGGQPLSGNIALSAKNWQQGLAATEITGRLNLLTQGRGGKGNVVLAIGPGRLDLSDSHLPLRLTGDAKMAQLQFFAGLPGVLRGPLIDPLLVLQPGALLRMKGQLLSTLEVDEARWPLAGLSVSSAGINGRLQAILSAHNREMGRFRLHLDGRASRFWPDKGEWLWRYWGNGYLAPLAAKWDVNGRGRWLNTLIELNSLSTGFNHLRYADTSVDAPRLTLDKPILWQRDPARPSFNGQLNMKAKKVRLKSGGYLPPSVLTFAVKGRDPAWFLYNGSLQAGEIGPVQVQGRWNGERLRGQMWWPQQSLRVFQPLLSPDLKMSIQDGQLKAQIAFSAAGDQGLKAGGHWLVTNGSVLMPDNAIKGIDFSLPFRLQAQRWYFGMHGPVALRIKEITNQFAMQNITADLQGWYPWSSAKPLRLSNVGTDVLGGQLHMANLQMPQTQPATVQIKHINVSELISALKLKQIAMSGTIDGALPLWLTHSQWLVKGGWVANSDTLTVRMDKDMADAISSNNVAAGAALDWMRYMEITRSWATVDIDNLGWMSMAAKIEGSSRFSNRNQRVSLHYTQRENLFQLWRSLRFGNNLQYWVEENATLPLHKEKSDESPD; this is encoded by the coding sequence ATGAAACGGGGCTGGATTAGAGCGCTGGTTGTGCTGACGGTAGTCATTTTGCTGCTGACGTGCCTGCTGCTTACTGTGACAAAATGGCTGCCGCGCCTGGCCGTTCTCTGGCTACCGGAAAACGCCACCCTCGTGCTTCATGGCAACCTTCGTTGGCAACAGGGGGCGCTGCGGCTTCCCGGCTTGCATTATCGCATCGGTAACTGCGAGCTGGTGACGGTGAGCAACGCGGCATTATCCCGGCACCGGTCACGCTGGCAGCTGTCTGCCGATACCCTGTTGATTGACAGCGCCTGTGCAGCGAAAATTCCACCCTCAGACAGTCGGCAGGCTCCTGGAACACTGGCTGAATGGCAGCAGATACTGCCGGCTGCCGATGTGAGCATCGGTCAGTTGGTCGTTGCGCCCTGGCAGAATGGAAGCGGTCGTTTGCAGCTGCATATTGATGCCCGGCGCCAGCGCCTGGAGTACCGGGCAAAAAAACTGACCTTACAGGCCGAACTTAACGGCCAGCAGCTGGCGCTGAATAATGTTGAATGGCAAGCGGCTGGTATTGCGCAGCCCGTTATCCTGAACGGCACGCTTAATCTGCCGGCGAATCCGGGCGGCCTGCCTGAATCCGGCTGTTTACGCGGTAATATCACACTTGATGGTGTCCCCGATCCCATTCGCGTCGATCTGAACTGGCAACAGCGGAACGGCACGCTGATCGCCCGCAGCGAAAATCATGCCATCCCGCTTCTGACTCTGCCATGGCAAATTGCTCCGCAGCTTATCGAGATAAGGCAGGGGCAGTGGAACTGGCCCTGGGGTGGTCAGCCCCTTTCTGGCAATATCGCGTTAAGTGCAAAGAACTGGCAGCAAGGATTAGCCGCGACGGAAATAACCGGCCGCCTGAATCTGCTTACCCAGGGGCGCGGTGGTAAGGGTAACGTCGTGCTCGCTATCGGTCCGGGCAGGCTTGACCTGTCAGACAGTCATCTGCCGTTGCGGCTGACCGGCGACGCAAAAATGGCGCAGCTGCAATTTTTTGCCGGGCTGCCGGGCGTTTTACGTGGTCCGCTAATCGATCCATTGCTGGTGCTGCAACCCGGGGCGTTGCTGCGCATGAAAGGACAATTGCTGTCGACGCTGGAAGTTGATGAAGCACGCTGGCCTCTGGCAGGCCTTTCCGTCTCATCTGCCGGGATCAACGGCCGCCTGCAGGCAATTCTTAGCGCTCATAACCGGGAGATGGGGCGTTTTCGCCTGCACCTCGATGGCCGAGCCAGCCGCTTCTGGCCGGATAAAGGCGAATGGCTGTGGCGCTACTGGGGCAACGGCTATCTGGCTCCGCTGGCAGCAAAGTGGGATGTAAACGGTCGTGGGCGTTGGCTGAATACGCTGATTGAGTTGAACTCGCTATCAACGGGTTTTAACCATCTGCGCTATGCAGACACCAGCGTGGATGCGCCGCGTCTGACGCTGGATAAACCGATTCTCTGGCAGCGCGACCCGGCACGGCCCTCGTTCAACGGTCAGCTCAACATGAAAGCCAAAAAAGTGCGCCTGAAGAGCGGGGGATATCTGCCCCCTTCCGTTTTGACCTTCGCGGTTAAAGGGCGTGACCCGGCCTGGTTTCTGTATAATGGCAGTCTGCAGGCCGGGGAAATAGGCCCGGTACAGGTACAAGGCCGGTGGAACGGCGAGCGTTTGCGCGGTCAGATGTGGTGGCCGCAGCAGTCGCTGCGCGTTTTTCAGCCGCTGCTCAGCCCGGATCTGAAAATGTCCATCCAGGACGGACAGCTTAAAGCGCAGATTGCTTTCTCCGCCGCTGGCGATCAAGGGCTGAAAGCAGGCGGGCACTGGCTGGTCACCAATGGCAGCGTGTTAATGCCTGATAATGCAATTAAGGGTATTGATTTCTCTTTGCCCTTCCGACTGCAAGCACAGCGCTGGTATTTCGGCATGCATGGCCCGGTAGCGTTGCGCATCAAAGAGATCACCAACCAGTTCGCGATGCAAAATATCACCGCCGATTTGCAGGGATGGTATCCGTGGAGCAGCGCTAAACCGCTCAGGCTCTCCAATGTGGGTACTGACGTTTTAGGTGGCCAGCTTCATATGGCCAATTTGCAAATGCCGCAAACCCAGCCCGCCACCGTGCAGATTAAGCATATCAATGTGTCCGAACTGATATCGGCGTTAAAGTTAAAGCAGATAGCGATGTCCGGCACGATCGACGGTGCATTACCGCTCTGGCTGACCCATTCACAGTGGCTGGTTAAAGGCGGTTGGGTCGCGAATAGCGATACGTTAACGGTGCGCATGGATAAGGACATGGCGGATGCCATCAGTAGCAACAATGTTGCCGCCGGGGCAGCCTTAGACTGGATGCGCTATATGGAGATTACCCGCAGCTGGGCCACTGTCGATATTGATAATCTCGGCTGGATGTCGATGGCAGCAAAAATTGAGGGCTCCAGCCGTTTCAGCAATCGAAACCAACGGGTATCGCTGCATTACACCCAGCGTGAAAACCTGTTTCAACTGTGGCGCAGTTTGCGCTTTGGCAATAATTTGCAGTACTGGGTTGAAGAAAACGCTACCCTGCCATTGCATAAGGAAAAAAGTGATGAAAGCCCTGATTAG
- a CDS encoding YnbE family lipoprotein, whose translation MKALISLPLASCIMLLSGCVPRIEVAAPKEPITINMNVKIEHEIHIKVDKDVEALLKNNSNLF comes from the coding sequence ATGAAAGCCCTGATTAGCCTGCCGTTGGCCAGTTGCATTATGCTGTTGAGTGGTTGTGTCCCACGCATTGAGGTCGCCGCGCCGAAAGAGCCGATTACCATCAATATGAATGTCAAAATTGAACATGAGATTCATATCAAGGTCGATAAAGACGTGGAAGCCTTACTCAAAAACAACAGTAACCTGTTTTAG
- a CDS encoding FMN-dependent NADH-azoreductase → MSKVLVLKSSILAGYSQSGQLADYLVSEWKAAHPGDEVTERDLAANPVPVLDGELVGALRPSDAALTPRQQEALDLSNQLIAELQAHDTIVIAAPMYNFNIPTQLKNYFDLVARAGVTFRYTENGPEGLIKGKKVVVLSSRGGIHKDTPSDLLTPYLTLFLGFLGMSDVQFVFAEGIGYGPEVAAKAASEAKEAISQIVTA, encoded by the coding sequence ATGAGCAAAGTATTAGTCCTGAAATCAAGCATTCTTGCCGGTTATTCTCAGTCCGGCCAGCTGGCTGACTACCTGGTCTCCGAGTGGAAAGCTGCCCATCCAGGTGATGAAGTGACCGAACGTGATCTGGCCGCAAACCCCGTACCGGTGCTGGACGGTGAGCTGGTCGGCGCATTGCGCCCGTCGGATGCGGCGTTAACTCCGCGTCAGCAGGAAGCACTGGACTTGTCCAATCAACTTATTGCCGAACTGCAGGCGCACGACACCATTGTGATAGCCGCACCGATGTACAATTTCAACATCCCGACTCAGCTGAAGAACTATTTCGACCTGGTTGCCCGTGCAGGCGTCACCTTCCGTTATACGGAAAACGGCCCTGAGGGATTAATCAAAGGTAAAAAAGTGGTGGTATTGTCCAGCCGTGGAGGTATTCATAAAGATACCCCAAGCGATTTGCTGACCCCCTACCTGACGCTGTTCCTTGGCTTCCTCGGAATGAGCGACGTACAGTTTGTCTTTGCTGAGGGCATCGGCTACGGCCCGGAGGTGGCAGCGAAAGCCGCCAGCGAGGCAAAAGAAGCGATTTCGCAGATCGTTACTGCCTGA
- a CDS encoding trypsin-like serine peptidase: MRLTAVLLMGCFACSFYTYADEDARSEGDTTTLFFGKDNRQPVDNTASAPWEAIGQLETASGNLCSATLIAPNLALTAGHCLLSPPGRLDKAVALRFIANTKGSWRYEIHDIEARVDPALGRKLKADGDGWIVPSSAAPYDFGLIVLRNPPSGIVPLPLFSGSRQDLTSALKESGRRITQAGYPEDHLDTLYSHNDCMVTGWAQKAVLSHQCDTLPGDSGSPLLLKVGGEWQLIGVQSSAPAAKDRYLADNRAIAVTAFRDSLDVLAQ, from the coding sequence ATGCGCCTGACAGCTGTGTTATTAATGGGTTGCTTTGCCTGTTCATTTTATACTTATGCCGATGAGGATGCCCGCAGCGAGGGGGATACAACCACGCTGTTTTTTGGTAAAGACAATCGTCAACCGGTCGACAATACCGCCAGCGCGCCCTGGGAAGCCATTGGTCAGCTGGAAACGGCAAGCGGCAATCTGTGCAGCGCCACGCTGATCGCCCCCAACCTTGCTCTCACCGCAGGACACTGTTTGCTTTCACCGCCGGGCAGGCTTGATAAAGCCGTGGCGCTGCGTTTTATTGCCAATACTAAAGGCAGCTGGCGTTATGAAATCCATGATATTGAAGCGCGCGTTGACCCGGCATTGGGTAGGAAACTAAAGGCCGACGGTGATGGCTGGATCGTCCCCTCCTCTGCGGCACCTTATGACTTTGGGCTGATCGTTCTGCGTAACCCCCCTTCGGGGATCGTTCCGCTTCCGCTGTTTTCCGGCTCCCGCCAGGATCTGACCTCGGCATTAAAAGAAAGCGGGCGAAGGATCACCCAGGCGGGATATCCGGAAGATCATCTTGATACGCTTTACTCACACAATGATTGCATGGTCACCGGCTGGGCGCAGAAAGCCGTGCTTTCACACCAGTGCGATACGCTGCCAGGCGATAGTGGCTCCCCGCTGCTGCTGAAAGTTGGGGGTGAGTGGCAATTGATCGGTGTACAAAGCTCGGCTCCTGCCGCTAAAGACCGCTACCTCGCCGATAACCGGGCGATCGCGGTTACCGCTTTTCGTGACAGCCTGGACGTGCTGGCCCAATAA